GCTCTGGTGAAGAGGCCATTCCCAAAATCTCACGAACCCCCAGAATCAATGTTTCTGTGTCACTCGTCTGCCAGGCTCATTTCTCCCATTGGCTCATGGCTCAAATCCTGGCCCTGTGCTCCTCTCCACCGCCTCAGATTAGGATGTTGGtcgtaagactttttttttttttttgaagattttttatttatttatttgacagacagagatcataagtaggcagagaggcagacagagagagaggaagggaagcaggctccccactgagcagagagtccgatgttggactggatcccaggaccctggaatcatgacctgagccaaaagcagaggctataatccactgagccacccaggcgccccctccatgtatttattttgaaggaaaaagagtgagagagagagagagcaagcacaagcagggggaggggctaagggagaagcaggctccccgctgagcagggagcccaactcgagactcaatcccaagaccctgggatcataaccttacccaaaggcagactcttatccaactgagccacccaggcgtccctgttggtAGTATTCTAATTTATATCCACCACAAGGTAATACCACACAGCTCTGAGAAACATGGACTCTTCCTTctggagaaaatcctgaagatgCACAGTTTTAGATCCCAGGCGGTCATCTAAGAGCTCCGCATGTACTCTGCACGTACTAACAACCccatggggtggggaagggatggCTGTCGTTATTTTCAGGTATGacagagaaaggaaccaaagcacagagaggttgagtaatttacctaaggtcacacagctgggaagtggcagGGTCAGGCATTCTCTTTCAAGTCTGTTCTGTACATCATGACAGCCTCCCTCTTGGTTGTGAGTACAACTCTGATGTCTCTCCAACTTTCCCATGGCAGAAACATCATCAACTGAAAAGCGCACTGACAATCCGTAACTATGTAACGGGTAAACGTGTGACTGGCTCCAGCTAGAGGAAAGGGTCAGTCCCAACAGGAAAGCTCCCCTTGCCTTGATGACCCCCAAGGGCTCAGTGGAAGAGTCAGAAATGCCTTTGCAAGTCCCTCAGTTTTCAAGAGAGAAACACtgaaacaaacgaacaaaactAACGTAGGGTTGAAGGTTATCATTCATGTGTTACGCACCCGGCCCCGGGGCCTAAACACCGTCACATAACCTCGCTTCCTCTCCAAAAGAGAGCACGCAGCCTTGTCACATTTATTTTCGTTCCTAGTGACTTTTGAAAAAATCCAGCAGTGAGGCGGTAACATCAGGGCTAGAGAAGGCAAGACGAGCTGTCAAGGTGTGGGGAGCCAGGTCGGATGAAGCAGCCGTAGGTTGGCCCGCTGTGTTCCATGGGCGGCTCTCTGTGGTGGTGGATGCTGCTGCTGGGGGGTCTCCTCCTTTGTCAGCCCTTTCTGGAACCTCCGTGCACACCataggctccccctgagcagaacATCTGAaaagccgggagcccgatgtgccTTCTCCGACACACACTGAAATCAATCACAGTGCAGCGAGACAATACGCAGTGTCCCCTCGCTGTGTCCTGCCGAGGGACGCACGAGGACAAGGTTTGTTCTCCGCAGAATCTCATGGACAAGAGGAAGAGGAGACATGGCGTTAGCTATGTAACCATATTGCttttctcctgcttgtgtgtggGAAAGCACCATATCTCCAGGATGGAAGGTGAATCTCAGAATaggaggaagagggcagaggacGGAGGGCAGGGGTATAATTCCGGCACTGCTGTGACAGGTCATCGCAGACGCGGTCTCCTGAAACAACACACACGTCCTGTCTCACAGTCTGGGGAACTGGAAGTCTGAGATGAGTTTCATGGGGCTGAGATCAAGGTGTGGTGGGGCTACTTTCTCTTCCAGAGGCTCATGGGGAAGAATCCAAGTCCTTGCCTGTCCCAGCTTCCAGGGGCGCCCGCCTCCCCTGACAGGTGACCCACATCACACCAATCTGTGcttctgtcctctcttctctgaCTCTCTTCTGTCTTGGGAAGGGCCCCTGTGGCTATAGGGGTTTCCGCCAGCCCCTCAGTTTGCTGGGGCCACCACagcaaaatgccacagactgggtggcttcgaacaacagaaatgtgttctctcatagttatggaggctggaagtctgggatccGTTTGTCCACAGGACCACGCTCCTCCTGACCCCTGCAGGTCCCCTCCCCGGGCTCTGCTAGCTTAGCATTTGGTGGCTTGCCAGTGTCTGTGGCATTCCCCGGCTGTAGATGCACTGTCTCACTGTCTGTCTTTGTCATCACATGGCCGTCCcttgtgtgtctctgtctttgtGAGACCCTCTTCCTATAAGGACCTCATCGTAACTCACTACATCTGCAGTGGCCTATTTCCAGCTGAGGCtccattctgaggtactgggggttaggactgcAATGTATCTTTTGCTGGGAGTGGagccagcaggggtgggggggacacagTTCATCCCTAACCCcaggataatccaggataatctacACATCTGAAAATCTTCAGCTTAACCACACTTGCAAAGTTCCTTTTGCCCTGTAAGGTCACATACCCCCAGGTTTCGGGGACTGGGACAGAGAGCGCTTTGGAATGCAGGCATTATTCTGCCAATGAGAGGCAGATAATAAGTGAGGTGGTTTATGTCCCCGAGGAGATCACTAGGACTCCGCTGGGAGTTCCAGGCCCACCCCCAGCTGTCCAAGGCTGCCATCCCATAGCACTGGAAGTGACATCGGCGACAGGGGCTGATGGAGCATGAAAAAAGTAATACTTTCCATGAAGAAGTTTAGAGATATATTTTCACGTCTATTTTATTACACAATCCCAGCAGCTCAGGGACCACAgtggaaaggaaaataaggaacACACACTCACAAAGAAACATAACAGTAAGAGCCAACCTTTAGTGACAGCCCCATCACCTGCCAGAACTTGTTTTAAGTATGTTTCTTGCAGTCCTCAGGTGCTCCCACAACACACACTATATCCTACAGAGGAGGAAATCCATcctacagaggaggaaattgagtCTCTGGGAGATTAAGGTATTTGTGCATGGTCACACAGAATCCAAACCCTGGACATCTGGTGCAAAAACATTCTGTGCACCACTTCCCTCCCCTACAGAGCTTCCTCTGAGGGATGCCGGGAAACAAAGACAAGAGGAAAAGGGGGCCCTGCACTCAGGTGGGGGTGCTTGCAGCCTCCCGCGGGAAACAGACCTTTACAAGGCCTTGGGTTGGGTGTCACCATGACAATGTTATGAAGTTATGAAGCAAGTACACATAAGACCAGAAGTCTTAAACTGGAGGGCCCATTGGATAGGCacaatgttttaaatttgaaCTTCCTGCCAATGTAAAGAAGTCAGGAAAATTTCACATttgttaaaggattttatttatttatttgagagggaaggaGTATGCATGAGCATAAgctgagcggggggagggggcagagggagagggagacacaacctcggagctgagcagggagcctgacatggggctccatcccacgaccctgaggctatgacctgagcccaaatcaagagtcagatgctcaaatgaccgagccacccaggtgccccaggaaatttCACAATGAAAAAACAACCTGGAATTCTGGCTTTTCTTGGCAAATATCAGAGGATCTGGCAGTGCTTGGTCCCCCAACAGCTAGCACGAGCTTAGAGCAGCTGTCTCTCTTGAACAGAACATTGTGTAcactccccctacccccacccatgACACTCCACCAGATGCATCTGCCAGACACTGTGAGTATCTGGAGTTTGAGACCACCAGGGAAGGCCGTGCATGTGCATTTAATTCAGACGcagctcacctccccttcctttcctcctagGTCTTTGCTGTTGTCTCCTCATTCCCCTCGTGGCTGTTCCTTGAGTGGCCTCAGCAGTTCAGGACTTCTTCCAAAGGCCGACCATGCCCAATCTCACAGcagtctctgtcttcctcctccggGGCTTCTCCACAGTCCCCCAGTTACAGTTGCTCAGCGCcgcctccttccttctcatttACCTGGCTGCCATTCTGGGGAACGTGGCTATCGTGGCCGCCGTGACACAGGACGCGCACCTGCACacgcccatgtacttcttcctcaaaCACCTCTCCTTGGTGGATATCTGTTCCGTGTCCACCACCCTCCCCCGGGCCCTGGTTGCCACCATGCTGGGCTCCAGGGACATCTCCCTCCATGCATGTGCATCCCAGCTCTTTGCCTTTGTCTGCCTTGGGTCCACTGAGTGTTTTCTCATTACCTCCATGGCTTTCGATCGTTGTCTGGCCATCTATAAGCCCCTGTTGTACAGAGCAGCCATGAGCCCTGAGACCTGCATCTCCCTGGTGTCGGTGGCCTGGGGCTTGTTTTCTCGGCCTTCCACACAGCCAACACCTTCTCCCTGCCCTTTTGTGGCCCCAACGTGATCGACCACTTCTTCTGTGACATCCCTGCACTCATGCGGCTAGCCTGTGCCAATGCAGATGTCCACGAGGCTGCAGGATTTGCAGTCAGTGGCTGCGTCATCATGAGCTGCCTTGGCCTCACTGTCTTGTCCTACGTCCGCATCTTGGCCACCGTGTGTCGGATCCGCTCCACTGCCAGCCGCTGGAAGGCCCTGTCCACCTGTTCCTCCCACCTGGCCACTGTGCTCCTGTTCTATGGCTCCGGCAGCTCTGCCTACATGCAGCCCCGCACCAGCTACTCCCCAACGCAAGGGCTTGTGGCAGCTGTCTTCTACTCTGTCCTCACGCCCACCCTGAATCCACTTATCTACAGCCTGAGGAACAAGGACATGAAGGGAGCCCTGCAGAAGCTTTATCCTCGGGGGCCATTTTAGGACTTGGCATCTGGACATGGGAAGCACCCAGCAATCCACCCTCACAGGAGGTCCCTGTGGCCACGGTAGAGGTGCTAGTGCCTCCGGACACCACAAGGAACACACCTGTAGCCAAAAAGTTGGCAGCCAAGCTGGATGACAATGAGCTATGCCATCTACCTAGTAGATGTCCAGGTAAGCTAGAGATATGTCCAATGTGCTGTTAATATAGGCAAATGGTACTATAGGTACACAGGGGAAGATGGAGGGACAGggagtaaataatttaaatagcgGGATCATTCCATCCAAGAGCCCCTTCGATGACCCTATGTCCCAGAGAGTCCAATAGGAGACCTCCCTTTCAGTTTCCATGGGCCTTCTGCAGGTGGGCACACCTTGGCCTACTCAATGTGCTTCATGGTTAGCGGTAGACATTTTTCATCTAATGCCTGTCCTGAATGCAAGCCAATGACTTCAATCAGAAGAAGCAGCAaatattccagaagaaaaacaggcCATTTTGGACTTGTCCATATACACTGTGTCATCTTCATGTGAATCCTTCCCAAGGGAATGTCAAAGGCATTTTCATCTTTCTACCATGTTTACCTGGTAGCCTTTTATGAGTTGGATTTTTTGGTTCAGTTGCTTTCATAGAAAACAACAAACAGTGGGTTAAATGATACAGAAGGCTTAGTTCTCTTTCGTTTAAACATCTGTGCTTGAGGTAATTCTAGTGTCTCTGTGCCACAAAGTCGTTCTGAGACCAGGTTCCTCCTGTCTCTTTGCTCTACCATTGCCTAAGTTCTCCTTATCCGCAAGGTGAGGGAGAGCTCACCAGCACCTCATTCACAATCTGGCTTCAGGAAGGAATAGAGAGGAAATAGAGGGCAAGCAACATGGTTTTAAGATGTAAACCAGAAGTTTCTGCTAATACCGCATTGGCTAGTGCTTAGTCACATGGCCATGCTGACCCaaaaaggaggctgggaaatgtctCCAGTTGGGTTGCCATACACCAAGATAAAActctagaaagaaggaaagaacagttcctttttttttaaatttatttttattttttgagaacaGTTCCTATTTTTTGATCGTTCCTCCATATCCACTCTTTTGATGAGTGACCATctatctttttttattgatttacaaaatgatcatcttttatttcttctattacaAGAACAAAGCTATCTGATAATACCACATTTGTAAATAATAGCAAATTATGGTTCTAGtaagctatttctttctttctttctttctttctttctttctttctttctttattatttattttcagcataacagtattcattatttttgcaccacacccagtgctccatgcaatccgtgccctctataatacccaccacctggtaacccgacctcccaccccccacccccgccccttcaaaaccctcagattgtttttcagagtccatagtctttcatggttcacctccccttccaatttcccccaactcccttctcctctttttaCTCATCCTATCATCATATTTCCAATTCCTCTTTTGTTCCCAGACCATCTTTACTAGTCACTCTTATATGCACTATCTCTAACATTTGAAACACTTCATGATGTGGTTGTAATTCTCTTcactttgcagataaggaaaataaaatacagatagaTTAGGCAATTTACCCAAAGTTAAGAGGATGGGGAAAGGATCAATAATTTTATCCAGAAGCACTCAGGGTTCTATTTTTGAATGATAAAAATTAGACTGTATTTCTCTTTGACTTTAAataccttggggcgcctgggtggtacagtcaattgtatctgactcttgatttcggctcaggtcatgggatcaaaccccacatgaggcttcatgctgggcatggagcctgcttgagattctctctccttctccctcttcccccacctctctaaaaataaattaataaatttttttttaaagcaaccttACTTTGTTAAGACATTTTGTGGGGAGATTTTAGGAAACTGTTGCTGTGCTACCAACATATCCTTGAGGATACCAGCCTCTTGATCAAATGCATAACCCTTGGGAGTTATTGTCCAAATTgtccaaaaagagaaaaggagcctCCACAACCCTCCCATCCAAAGCAGCTCACCTCCTGGTCACTCTCAATgccctcattttgttttatttcctacttGAATTTCTCGCCACCTGTAATTACCTAGATTGTTCAGTTTGTTTGTTCTGCTCCCCACCGCCCCTTCCAGATATAACCTCCATGAGAGTGGCACTGCCTTCTGCGTGCTGTGGCCCCAGTGTGCAGCATACTGTCTGGCACGCACTGGGCGTTCGATATGTATTTCTTGAATAAACCAATGTGAtgcagaacaacaaaaaaacaagagccggAGTGGCTATGGCGTTAGCTGGAGTCAGAGGGCCTTCTGAGCACTTAATGGCTTCTTAGCCCCTTCCCCACACTCACTTGTGCCACACCTGCATGCCTCTTTGGGCTCCACAAACCCAGCTCAAACAACCCTCCCCTAATCAGATTATTAAGTGCAGCTGAATCCAAACCAACACTGATTAGAAGACAGACTCTTATTTTACATTTCGCTAAGAACGAAAAAGACACTATCAATCAACGATGACACCTTCTCAATGAAACACAAGAGAGCAAGAGCGTGCTGCTCAGCCTTCAGATCACAGCTCAAATACCACTTCCTGATCACCCCTCCTGGCTCAACCTAAGTCATTTTCCTTCTATGCTCTTAGAACTCCCATTTCTCCAAAATACACACCGCAGTTTCAATAAATTGTTTAGTTATCTGTTTACAGATCTGTCCCCCACACACCAGAATGAAAGCTGAATGAAGGTGATTACGTGTTTGTTTCCTATTATCGAATGGCGAGCTGGAAAGCCAGCTCTCTGGAGAAAAATACTGTAGCACTTGCCAACTGCCATGGCCTAAGTAATCTCACCACAGCTGATGTCAAACTAGGAGTCCGCAGCCTAACAACCGATCTGCATCATTTCTGAACATTTAAAGTgagctcttggggcgcctgggtggctcagcgggttaaagcctctgccttcagctccggtcatgatcccagggttctgggatcgagccccgcatcgggctctctgctcagggggagcctgcttcctcctctccctctttctctctgcctacttgtgatctctgtcatataaataaataaaacctttaaaaaaaaaataaaataaagtgaactCTTGTGCGACCTCCCAGCCTGCTCCAGCACGCAGTTGTCCCAGGACCAAAACTCAAAAAATAGATTGTTAGTGAGTGAATACACTGACATTAAACCACGATGAGTGAAGAGCAGCAAGGACTTCAAACTGAGCACACGTGCAGGCAGCTTTCTGTCCTCCTCCACGCCTGTGCCTTCTCAGGTTCCACCTCACCAGGTGGCACTCAGGCACTCTCTTACCCCCTCCTCTTCCCATTACACTCCACATCCAGCATGTCCCCCAGTGCAGGTTTAAACCCACGCACGTCACACTATGCCCATGGCCACCAACCTCTCCTGGCACACCATCGTCTCTGTCTGGACCACTGCAACGGCCTCCTCTCCGATCTCCCTGCCTTCACTCTTGGCTTCCCAAACTCACCCTCCACCCAGCAGCCACCGGCTCCTGTGAATGCATAAATCGGGCCACGCCACCCCCCCCCCGTTGCGGCCCTTCAGTGCCCATCCACTGCCTGGGGCTCTCCGGCCTCCTCCCCTGCACCCACCCCTGCATCTTTCACCCCCAGCTATGCGGGCGTTACCTTGGTTCTTCAAGCACATCAACCTTCAccctgtctcagggcctttgcactggctccTTTCTCAGCCTGGTATGCCCTTGCCGAGCTGGAGCGTGGCTGCTGCTGCCCACGCTTGAAATTCGCTTCAAATGTCATTTCCTGGAAGGTGCAGAGATGTTCCCAAGCCGCCTCTTTGGGCAGCATCGTCCTTTCGCCTCTTACTGCCTTCCAGTGCCTCATTTGTGGGGTATTACTCCCCACTTCGGAGACAGGAAATATCCGCTCTGTGGGGCTAGTTCCTGTTTCTCAGACAAGGGCTCTCACTTGGGAGACAGGGAGTATCCGCTCTGCGGAGCTGGTTCCTCCTTCTCACAGGAGCTGAGCTGAACCCAGGAAGGATGGAGCCCCAGCGCCACGGGGACGTACACCGGAGCACCGGTCTCTGAACCACAACTCCCAGAGAGCTCTGCGCCCGGGCGCCGCGAGCGCTTCCACTTCCAGCCGGGCCGCATCTGGGCTGCAGTTCTGTGGAGGTGTGGTGCGCGCGTGAGCTAGTGTAGGTCTGTGCGTGTGTCCCTTGCCGAGTGTGACTTTGTGATCCGTGACTcggtgggagtgtgtgtgtgatgagggCATGTCGGGTGTGTCTGATGCGGTGACGTCCGCGTGGTGAGGCGTCTCTGCCGGTTGCTGGAGTgagcgcgggggtgggggggggggggcgtgagcGGAGGGTGAGGCGGGGGGTgtgtgggcgggggtgggggggggggttgtgtggGTGTCTGAGGGTGTCTCTCgcgccgtgtgtgtgtgtgtgtgtgtgtgtgtgtgtgtgtgtgtgtgtgtggtgttgtcTGGGAGTGTCCGCAGTCTGCCTGAGGCTGGGTGTGCATGTTGAGTGTGGAAGGGCctggtgtgtgagtgtgagttTGTCCTCGTCCGAGGGTCTGTGTGACTGAATGCAGACCTGTGTGTCACGAGGGTCTATGGTAATTTGTCATTTAAGGGATCGTATGTGACTGAGTTGGGGGCGTTAGAGCAACGGGGAGCCCAGTCCTGTGTGACTCCTGTGGCTCTGGTAATGGAGTTTGGCTTCTGTGTGTGGTTTTGTGCGGGAGGGGCTTACGTGGAGGGCGAGTTTGTGTGGCTGTTGTGGTTCGTGACCCTGTGCCATGCTGGATGTCCCTGTGGGAAGGGCTTCCAAGCACTTGCCTGAGGAAGCGAACAATGTGCGTGTGGTTGTGTTTGTGCGCAAGTATAACAAGTGTCCCCAAACCAGGTGGCCACACTGTGCTGAGTCCGCGTGGCTGCGTTCATCTGTAAGTGTCATTGTCCCTTTTGCATGAGATTTCTTGGGGATGCCTGTGGAATTTTGTTCCTGGGTGGTGCGGCTTGTGATGGAACTTGCATTCTCCCGGGGAACACAGTGAAATAGTGCCCGTCACTGATAAATGCTCGGGGAGGAAACACTAGAGGGCGGGGGGGACATAGGGACTGGGTCCGCTCACTGAGTTTGGGCCGGTAGAAACACCCTTTGAGGACGGAGGTCTAGGCTCAGCCCTGCATGGTGAGAATGACCTGGAGGAGAAGTGGGAGGAAGAGTGTtgtcagcagagggagaggtgaggaCAGAGGCCCTAAAGCAGGAATGAGCCTGGGATCCTGGAGGAACAGCAGGACGGTGAGGGGGTGAGCAGATGAGGCCACCACTGGTCGGCTCGGGTTACAAGGCCAGACCTGATGTCAAGAGGTGGGGACAGACACCACACTTAAGGTGACAGGTCACCTCAGAGGTACATGGCCAAGGGTATATCTACAGGGAGTGTGAAGGACTGGGGGCACTAATACCATCCGCCACAGTAACGCTGTCACCATGTCCTACAGGTAGATACCATTCTATCCCCATTtctcaaataaggaaactgagtctcagagagaggTCCTGGAACTTGTCCAACGCCATACAATTAGTGGGTCGGAGGTGGGA
The DNA window shown above is from Mustela nigripes isolate SB6536 chromosome 17, MUSNIG.SB6536, whole genome shotgun sequence and carries:
- the LOC132005918 gene encoding LOW QUALITY PROTEIN: olfactory receptor 8U3-like (The sequence of the model RefSeq protein was modified relative to this genomic sequence to represent the inferred CDS: inserted 1 base in 1 codon), which produces MPNLTAVSVFLLRGFSTVPQLQLLSAASFLLIYLAAILGNVAIVAAVTQDAHLHTPMYFFLKHLSLVDICSVSTTLPRALVATMLGSRDISLHACASQLFAFVCLGSTECFLITSMAFDRCLAIYKPLLYRAAMSPETCISLVSVAWXLVFSAFHTANTFSLPFCGPNVIDHFFCDIPALMRLACANADVHEAAGFAVSGCVIMSCLGLTVLSYVRILATVCRIRSTASRWKALSTCSSHLATVLLFYGSGSSAYMQPRTSYSPTQGLVAAVFYSVLTPTLNPLIYSLRNKDMKGALQKLYPRGPF